A window of Aigarchaeota archaeon contains these coding sequences:
- a CDS encoding 2-oxoacid:acceptor oxidoreductase family protein, translating into MRFRFHGRGGQGIKTAGRILGKAAFFEGLFAQDFAIYGAERRGAPITAFVRLSDAPILERGHIFNPSYVLVAAPSLLFDPTVKTLEGMVEGAVLFVNSSREIPILQPKKVHMIFRDVTGLALKYVGKDILSAAMGAVACKLSGTISLQSTVDSVGEELADLGLEPDMIEKNIQLAKECYLCVESVGLSGLSYKPSHKVVEVQYLGEKGIPDLLSVGNTAFRKTGSWRVFTPIIDRNLCTACGICYVYCPESCVSLDEQGYPAVDYDNCKGCLVCAIECPRKAIKTGRESAWS; encoded by the coding sequence ATAAGGTTTAGGTTTCATGGAAGGGGCGGACAGGGTATCAAGACAGCCGGCCGCATACTTGGCAAGGCCGCCTTTTTTGAAGGTTTGTTCGCTCAAGACTTTGCAATATATGGTGCTGAGAGACGTGGAGCACCCATAACGGCTTTCGTAAGGTTATCCGACGCTCCCATACTAGAGCGTGGACACATCTTTAATCCAAGCTATGTGCTTGTCGCGGCACCCTCACTGCTATTTGACCCGACCGTCAAAACGCTTGAAGGTATGGTTGAGGGTGCCGTACTTTTTGTCAATTCGTCAAGGGAGATACCAATTTTACAGCCGAAAAAAGTACACATGATTTTTAGGGATGTGACCGGCCTAGCGTTGAAATACGTTGGAAAAGACATCCTAAGCGCCGCTATGGGTGCGGTGGCTTGCAAACTCTCAGGAACGATAAGCCTTCAGTCGACGGTTGACTCTGTGGGAGAGGAACTCGCAGACCTAGGGCTTGAACCCGACATGATAGAGAAGAACATACAATTGGCCAAAGAATGCTACCTATGTGTAGAATCGGTAGGGTTAAGTGGGTTAAGTTATAAACCGTCTCATAAGGTAGTGGAAGTCCAGTACTTAGGTGAGAAGGGAATCCCAGATTTGCTCTCGGTGGGGAACACTGCATTCAGAAAGACGGGTAGTTGGAGAGTGTTCACACCAATTATAGATAGGAATCTTTGCACGGCATGCGGTATTTGCTACGTCTACTGTCCTGAATCGTGCGTATCTTTGGACGAGCAGGGTTATCCGGCCGTAGATTATGACAACTGTAAGGGCTGTTTAGTGTGTGCAATCGAGTGCCCAAGGAAGGCTATAAAGACAGGGAGGGAGAGTGCATGGTCCTAA
- a CDS encoding MoaD family protein — translation MAKVKLVMTSTLAMYLNSERELQLEATNVRDLLQKLSERFGDAFRQRVLDDKGNLKSFVVLYINGKNIEFTEGVDTKLEDGDEVLILPAIGGGNPSIF, via the coding sequence ATGGCAAAGGTCAAGCTCGTCATGACAAGCACGTTGGCGATGTACCTAAACAGCGAGCGCGAGCTACAGTTAGAGGCAACAAACGTACGGGATTTACTACAAAAACTCTCTGAAAGGTTCGGCGATGCATTCAGACAAAGGGTTTTGGATGACAAAGGTAACCTGAAAAGCTTCGTCGTCCTCTACATCAACGGAAAGAACATAGAATTCACAGAAGGCGTCGATACAAAACTTGAAGACGGTGACGAAGTGTTGATACTTCCAGCGATAGGCGGAGGTAACCCAAGCATCTTCTGA
- a CDS encoding threonine synthase — protein MKLVCRNCSEEYESRLLYMCPKCLGALEVKYDLSDVSRYNFESRERSIWRYFELLPIEDPNNIVNIGSGNTPLVRADRLGEELGIKKLYIKNDTLNPTFSFKDRPASVAVSKAKEFKLSAVGCASTGNLASATAAHASKAGLPCYVFMPYDVERNKILQATQYGADVVLVNGTYDDVNRLAHISCDLYNVGIVNVNLRPYYVEGSKTMMFEIVEQLGWRVPENVIVPMASGALLCALYKGLMELEELGIVKGSTRMHGAQPEGCSPIVNAFKKCLDYVLPVEKPMTLVKSLAIGMPGDGAFALKTVRQSHGVCESVSDEEVLHSVKLLAKTEGIFAEPGGAISVAVLKKLLEQGKIDKSEEVVCCVTGAGFKTLEIIPQQDVKTKLILPKIEMLSTVFTR, from the coding sequence ATAAAGCTGGTATGTAGGAATTGCTCCGAAGAGTACGAGTCCCGCCTCCTCTACATGTGTCCGAAGTGTCTAGGTGCTCTCGAAGTAAAGTATGATTTGTCTGACGTTTCGAGGTATAATTTTGAGTCGAGGGAGAGGTCTATCTGGAGGTACTTCGAACTGCTGCCCATAGAAGACCCGAACAACATCGTCAACATAGGCTCAGGCAACACGCCCTTAGTAAGGGCGGATAGACTCGGCGAAGAGCTTGGGATAAAAAAGCTCTACATAAAGAACGACACGCTAAACCCGACTTTCTCCTTTAAGGACAGGCCGGCATCCGTGGCAGTGTCCAAGGCTAAGGAGTTCAAGTTGAGCGCGGTAGGTTGTGCCTCGACCGGAAACCTCGCATCGGCAACGGCTGCGCATGCAAGTAAAGCAGGGCTTCCTTGCTATGTCTTCATGCCGTATGACGTCGAACGGAACAAGATACTCCAGGCAACCCAGTATGGTGCGGATGTGGTGCTCGTGAACGGTACTTACGATGACGTTAACAGGCTTGCGCACATATCCTGCGACCTATACAACGTAGGTATAGTCAACGTGAACCTAAGGCCTTACTATGTCGAGGGGTCGAAGACAATGATGTTCGAAATAGTCGAGCAGCTAGGTTGGAGAGTTCCAGAAAACGTCATAGTTCCTATGGCGAGCGGTGCGCTCCTTTGTGCCTTATACAAAGGTTTGATGGAGCTTGAAGAGCTCGGCATCGTGAAGGGTTCTACCAGAATGCATGGTGCCCAACCGGAAGGTTGCTCACCGATAGTTAATGCATTCAAGAAATGTTTGGATTATGTTTTACCCGTCGAGAAGCCTATGACGCTCGTCAAGAGCCTTGCGATAGGCATGCCTGGTGATGGTGCCTTTGCCCTCAAGACTGTCAGGCAGAGCCACGGTGTGTGCGAGTCCGTATCCGACGAGGAGGTGTTACATTCCGTTAAACTTTTGGCTAAGACAGAAGGCATTTTCGCGGAGCCTGGCGGAGCTATAAGCGTGGCGGTCTTGAAGAAGCTGCTGGAGCAGGGTAAGATTGACAAGTCGGAAGAGGTTGTATGCTGCGTTACGGGTGCAGGCTTTAAGACGCTCGAGATAATCCCCCAACAGGACGTTAAGACAAAGTTAATATTGCCCAAGATTGAAATGCTCAGTACGGTGTTTACTCGGTGA
- a CDS encoding BMP family ABC transporter substrate-binding protein, translating into MNRAKSTLNDRKISRRDFLGITKVAAIGGIVAAGVAGGVAGYLARTPEVREVTKTVTYTPPVTELKPIKVGYVYVGPVGDYGWSYGHDRGRKWADARFKNAESFYIESVPEAEVIPAIENLLAKGCELIITTSFGFMDGTAEVAEKNPDKYFVHISGYRSGAAGNAPQNMSSAFAEFYQLYYLCGLAAGAVTQTGVVGYVGAYPIPEVVRHINAYVLGAQYAYKKRTGKDIKAHVTWLFGWVAPEQARLAASALIDDKNCDVLNYTEDTPAVLMVAEEYQKKGKKVWSFSHYSDMREYGPTAHLTGPVANWGPIYLDFYKMVATKTWYSVDIWSRVGDYMPWRWRQTIEKSTAGREEGTVYLAPISPVIPSEYVNLIKQRYEEMKELLFEPFSVEGHDPEGKRPIRDQNGNIRIRPGERADRDALWSMDWLVEYVEEPLPK; encoded by the coding sequence ATGAATAGAGCGAAAAGCACCTTGAACGATAGAAAGATATCCAGAAGGGACTTTCTTGGCATCACGAAGGTTGCAGCAATTGGCGGCATAGTCGCCGCAGGTGTTGCGGGCGGTGTAGCAGGTTACCTTGCCAGGACGCCAGAGGTCAGGGAAGTCACAAAAACCGTCACATATACACCGCCAGTAACGGAGCTAAAACCGATTAAGGTGGGTTACGTGTACGTCGGGCCGGTCGGCGATTACGGTTGGAGTTACGGACATGACAGAGGTAGGAAATGGGCCGATGCAAGATTCAAGAACGCCGAGAGCTTCTACATAGAAAGCGTTCCAGAGGCTGAGGTTATTCCGGCAATCGAAAACTTGCTCGCGAAGGGCTGTGAGCTGATAATAACGACTAGCTTTGGCTTCATGGACGGAACGGCTGAAGTTGCCGAGAAGAATCCTGACAAATACTTCGTTCATATATCGGGCTACAGAAGCGGTGCTGCTGGGAACGCACCGCAGAACATGAGCTCGGCGTTCGCGGAATTCTATCAACTATACTATCTCTGCGGTCTCGCCGCAGGTGCTGTAACACAAACCGGTGTCGTAGGATACGTTGGAGCATACCCGATACCGGAGGTCGTTAGACACATAAACGCCTACGTACTCGGTGCTCAGTATGCATACAAAAAGAGAACCGGGAAGGACATTAAGGCACATGTAACATGGCTCTTTGGGTGGGTTGCACCGGAGCAGGCAAGACTCGCAGCCTCTGCCCTAATCGATGATAAGAACTGCGATGTACTCAACTATACTGAGGACACTCCAGCAGTGTTAATGGTTGCAGAAGAGTATCAGAAGAAAGGTAAGAAGGTATGGAGCTTCAGTCACTACAGTGACATGAGAGAGTATGGACCTACGGCTCACTTGACGGGGCCAGTAGCCAACTGGGGACCTATATACTTGGACTTTTATAAAATGGTCGCGACCAAAACATGGTATAGCGTTGACATCTGGTCGAGGGTTGGCGACTACATGCCATGGAGATGGAGGCAGACTATCGAGAAGAGCACAGCAGGAAGAGAAGAAGGGACGGTTTACTTAGCGCCTATAAGTCCAGTCATACCAAGCGAATATGTCAACCTGATTAAGCAAAGGTACGAAGAGATGAAGGAACTCCTCTTCGAACCATTTAGCGTTGAAGGGCACGACCCTGAGGGGAAGAGACCGATTAGGGACCAGAACGGAAATATCAGAATAAGGCCTGGTGAGAGGGCCGACCGCGATGCTTTATGGTCTATGGACTGGTTGGTAGAGTATGTAGAGGAACCGCTGCCCAAGTGA
- a CDS encoding ABC transporter ATP-binding protein, with the protein MSVTPLVELKGIVKKFHNVLANDHVDFSLMPGEVHALLGENAAGKTTLMNILYGLYSPDDGEIYVKGKKVRTKSPADSIKLGIGMVHQNFKLIPVHTVWENVVLGLKEAGFILNKRKLAETVRKVCEEYGWNINPNAKVWQLSVSEKQQVELLKLLIRNAEVLILDEPTSVLTPQETKNLFKALRIMAKKGKGIIFITHKLEEVFGVSDRVTVMRKGKVIATKPTSGVTAEELANLMIGRPVLFRFKKSDVKKGNIVLETRDLKAMGDRGVLALDGINLRVHSGEILGIAGIAGNGQEELMEVLAGLRRASSGKVFVDGEDVTNKGVSYLREKGVVYIPPESTRWAIIRDMNLMENIALKLYRSRNFSGMFTIDWSKLYEFSKKLIEDYEIAAHSPLTLAGTLSGGNLQKVVLARELSATQDGSVPKLILAAYPTKGLDVAATEFVQGLLLNYRSMGSAIIFLSEDLEEIMMLSDRVVVISKGGVVSEFAPTEKTIEEVGMMMVKGNAA; encoded by the coding sequence ATGTCTGTTACGCCTTTAGTCGAGTTAAAGGGCATAGTGAAGAAATTCCATAACGTGTTAGCTAACGATCATGTAGACTTTTCGCTCATGCCTGGTGAAGTACACGCACTGCTGGGTGAGAACGCTGCTGGAAAAACAACGTTGATGAACATACTATACGGACTTTACAGTCCTGACGATGGAGAAATATACGTAAAAGGAAAGAAGGTGAGAACCAAGTCACCGGCGGATTCTATAAAATTAGGAATAGGCATGGTCCATCAGAACTTTAAGCTAATACCAGTCCACACGGTTTGGGAGAATGTCGTGCTTGGTCTCAAGGAGGCTGGTTTCATTTTGAATAAAAGAAAGCTTGCAGAAACTGTGAGGAAGGTTTGTGAGGAGTATGGCTGGAATATCAACCCAAATGCAAAGGTCTGGCAACTCTCAGTAAGCGAAAAGCAACAAGTTGAACTCTTGAAGCTCTTGATAAGAAACGCTGAAGTTCTAATTCTGGACGAGCCCACTTCTGTCCTTACGCCTCAAGAGACCAAGAACCTCTTCAAAGCCCTTAGGATTATGGCGAAAAAGGGCAAGGGTATAATCTTCATCACGCACAAACTCGAGGAGGTCTTCGGGGTAAGCGATAGGGTCACAGTTATGAGGAAAGGGAAGGTTATAGCAACAAAACCTACGAGTGGAGTAACTGCTGAAGAGCTTGCAAACTTGATGATAGGCAGACCAGTGTTATTCAGATTTAAGAAGTCTGATGTAAAAAAAGGAAATATCGTATTGGAAACGAGAGATCTCAAGGCCATGGGCGACAGGGGCGTTCTAGCTTTAGATGGCATTAACCTTCGTGTTCATTCCGGCGAGATCCTCGGTATTGCAGGAATTGCCGGAAACGGCCAGGAGGAATTGATGGAAGTTCTTGCCGGTCTACGAAGAGCTAGTAGTGGTAAGGTGTTTGTAGACGGTGAGGATGTGACAAACAAGGGTGTGAGTTACTTGAGAGAAAAAGGTGTTGTGTACATACCGCCCGAGAGCACCAGATGGGCTATCATCCGTGATATGAATCTCATGGAAAACATAGCGCTGAAGCTATACAGGAGTAGGAATTTTTCAGGCATGTTCACGATCGATTGGAGCAAGCTCTATGAATTTTCAAAGAAGCTCATAGAAGATTACGAGATAGCGGCACATAGCCCGTTAACGTTGGCCGGCACACTTTCTGGTGGAAATTTGCAGAAAGTTGTCCTAGCCAGAGAGCTATCAGCGACGCAGGACGGTAGTGTGCCTAAGCTTATACTTGCAGCTTATCCAACTAAAGGCCTCGATGTTGCAGCAACAGAATTTGTCCAAGGCTTACTGTTAAATTATAGATCTATGGGTTCGGCCATAATCTTCCTATCCGAGGACCTAGAGGAGATAATGATGCTGAGTGACAGGGTGGTCGTTATATCTAAGGGAGGGGTAGTCAGTGAGTTCGCACCGACAGAAAAGACTATAGAAGAAGTTGGCATGATGATGGTAAAGGGTAACGCAGCTTAG
- a CDS encoding ABC transporter permease, whose translation MFKLERRVYVSRKTSVLVIFLSLLLAFFVTGLIFHFLGVDVVQFYSIIYNVFITPALLIQAVFRSIPIILASLGLVIAFRMGFWNIGAEGQIYLGMVAATGIVILHVSYGTIPEPLMLITMGTASFLAGGVWCLIPASLKVRLGVNEVLTTLMLNYIAMLFVDYLVYGPWRDPEGWGFALSIPFPDYATLTFSGHPSIAGIVISVAIATLVYILFKYTKLGFVLSVLGKSSEVAKYAGMPVGRATLLGSLISGGIAGLGGFYVVSGMIGRLRPRASPGYGYAAIIVAMLAQLNPWLILPAGIFFGGLLTAGDALQSLLRLPYSAITVFQSVIFLCIVLAEFFIKYRVVLKR comes from the coding sequence TTGTTTAAATTAGAGAGACGCGTATATGTGAGCCGGAAAACATCTGTTCTCGTCATCTTCTTATCACTCTTGCTTGCATTTTTCGTGACGGGTCTTATATTCCACTTTTTGGGTGTGGATGTTGTCCAATTCTACTCGATTATATATAACGTCTTCATCACACCCGCTCTTCTTATTCAAGCTGTTTTCAGAAGCATACCGATAATCTTAGCATCTTTAGGTCTAGTCATTGCTTTTAGGATGGGTTTTTGGAACATAGGTGCCGAGGGGCAGATATATCTAGGAATGGTGGCCGCGACTGGTATAGTCATATTACACGTTTCCTACGGTACTATTCCTGAGCCTTTAATGCTCATAACGATGGGTACTGCCTCGTTCCTGGCCGGTGGGGTATGGTGCCTCATACCAGCATCCTTAAAGGTAAGATTAGGTGTTAATGAGGTTCTAACAACCTTGATGCTAAACTACATAGCCATGTTGTTTGTGGATTACTTGGTATATGGTCCATGGAGAGATCCGGAAGGTTGGGGCTTTGCACTTTCCATACCGTTCCCTGATTATGCAACGCTTACGTTCAGCGGGCATCCTTCTATTGCTGGTATTGTGATATCTGTCGCGATTGCGACACTAGTGTACATATTGTTCAAGTACACGAAGCTGGGTTTCGTACTCAGTGTTCTTGGAAAGAGTAGCGAGGTTGCCAAGTATGCAGGTATGCCGGTCGGACGCGCCACGTTGCTAGGCTCTCTAATTAGCGGCGGCATAGCTGGCTTGGGAGGTTTTTATGTAGTGTCTGGGATGATAGGAAGGCTAAGGCCCAGAGCATCGCCAGGTTATGGTTATGCTGCCATAATAGTGGCTATGCTTGCTCAGCTCAACCCTTGGCTCATACTGCCTGCCGGCATATTCTTCGGAGGTCTACTAACAGCTGGTGACGCACTCCAATCATTACTAAGGCTACCATATTCGGCCATCACAGTCTTTCAGTCCGTGATCTTTCTCTGTATAGTGTTGGCTGAGTTCTTCATAAAGTATAGGGTTGTTTTAAAGAGGTGA
- a CDS encoding ABC transporter permease — MSIEWIEPVLASTTSISAIYLLGSLGEIYAERSGILNLGLEGIMAMGAAVSFIITIAWGHVPAFLISCVFGILMGLLLALFTVSLRLNQIAVGLAITMLGIGLSGFIAFPTTRKAILQALNPQLPSIALEIQSAPMLPSVPLPFLKDIPIIGPMFFNHNVVVYIALILAPLMWFLLFRTSIGLKIRSVGENPGMADALGINVFRIRYLTCMLSGVFSALAGAYLILGFQPFWIEGITGGRGFITLSLIILSTWSPLRAIFGSLLFGGIEVLQYRLQLFGLGATAPQFVLMLPYAIAVITLTLLSLESFRKRISAPAALAKPYCREE, encoded by the coding sequence ATGAGTATCGAATGGATCGAGCCTGTGCTTGCAAGCACAACAAGCATCAGCGCCATCTATCTGCTCGGCTCGCTAGGTGAAATCTACGCAGAAAGGTCTGGAATACTCAACTTAGGCCTGGAGGGGATCATGGCGATGGGTGCTGCTGTTTCTTTCATAATTACAATAGCATGGGGACATGTGCCCGCCTTCCTGATTTCATGCGTTTTTGGCATACTGATGGGGTTACTGCTCGCCCTCTTTACGGTGTCTCTTAGGCTGAACCAGATAGCGGTAGGCTTAGCAATAACTATGCTGGGCATAGGTCTTAGCGGCTTCATAGCGTTTCCGACTACTAGGAAGGCGATACTCCAAGCCCTGAATCCACAGCTTCCGAGCATAGCTCTTGAAATCCAGAGCGCTCCTATGTTGCCGTCCGTTCCTTTACCGTTCCTTAAGGACATACCGATAATTGGTCCGATGTTCTTTAACCACAACGTCGTCGTCTACATAGCGCTCATACTGGCGCCGTTGATGTGGTTTCTGCTGTTTAGGACGAGCATAGGTTTGAAAATTAGGAGCGTCGGCGAGAATCCAGGAATGGCGGACGCCCTCGGAATAAACGTTTTCAGGATAAGGTATCTTACATGCATGCTATCGGGCGTGTTCTCAGCTCTAGCCGGTGCATATCTCATACTTGGATTTCAACCGTTCTGGATAGAAGGCATTACCGGTGGCAGGGGCTTCATAACTTTGTCCTTAATCATATTGTCTACTTGGAGTCCGTTGAGGGCGATATTCGGCTCTTTACTCTTTGGGGGTATAGAGGTGCTACAGTATAGGCTACAGCTCTTTGGATTAGGTGCAACAGCTCCCCAATTCGTCTTGATGCTTCCATACGCAATAGCCGTGATTACCTTAACCTTGCTATCCCTCGAGAGCTTCAGGAAAAGGATAAGCGCTCCGGCTGCGCTGGCAAAACCCTACTGTAGAGAGGAGTGA
- a CDS encoding iron-containing alcohol dehydrogenase: MEKKAPSYFEGVREYVAMPRKLIFGPDSVKQVGKEVKRFGNRTLVVTDEGVRKAGLVDKVTEVLLSEGIEFYVFDGVKTEPDLENARVVAKVSRERSYDVVLGVGGGSCLDMAKVATVMATNEGDVEEYFGDELIKRPGLPLILIPTTSGSGSEATRGSVISVGDIKKVIFSRWMIAEAAIVDPLMTLTMPPRLTAITGIDALSHAVESILSRRSNIVSLALAKESVSLVFKGLEAAYRDGKDVNARYRMAMAATFAGASFANSSVVLGHGISYALSTLFHVPHGLGCGIALPYVMEYNIQERAEELRDTAAYIGLNVEGLDDVEAAKTMVRVVANLIRKVGLPISLREMDIPKDSVAELAGILISRYQRLLINNPREVTYEDAIKLFSNIWEGRLESLG, encoded by the coding sequence ATGGAGAAAAAGGCCCCTTCATACTTTGAAGGTGTGCGCGAGTATGTTGCAATGCCGAGAAAATTGATCTTCGGACCCGATTCTGTCAAGCAGGTCGGTAAGGAAGTGAAACGGTTCGGTAACAGGACGCTCGTAGTGACGGATGAGGGCGTCCGTAAAGCAGGTTTGGTAGACAAAGTAACGGAAGTTCTGCTTTCCGAGGGCATAGAGTTTTACGTGTTCGACGGTGTGAAAACGGAGCCTGACCTAGAAAACGCGAGAGTTGTCGCAAAAGTATCCAGGGAGAGGAGTTATGATGTCGTGCTGGGTGTAGGAGGCGGTAGTTGTCTAGATATGGCAAAGGTTGCGACCGTGATGGCTACGAACGAAGGCGATGTCGAGGAATACTTCGGAGACGAACTCATCAAGCGACCTGGTCTTCCCTTGATATTGATACCTACGACGTCGGGCTCCGGTAGTGAGGCTACGAGAGGGTCGGTTATATCGGTGGGAGATATCAAGAAAGTAATCTTCAGCAGATGGATGATAGCAGAGGCGGCGATTGTGGACCCCTTGATGACCTTGACGATGCCTCCTAGGCTAACGGCGATTACCGGCATAGATGCGCTAAGCCATGCGGTGGAGAGCATTCTCTCCAGAAGATCGAACATCGTATCATTGGCACTCGCTAAAGAGAGCGTAAGTCTGGTATTCAAAGGCCTGGAGGCTGCTTATAGGGATGGTAAGGACGTGAATGCAAGGTACAGGATGGCGATGGCCGCGACATTTGCCGGAGCGTCATTTGCTAACTCAAGCGTAGTCCTCGGTCACGGGATCTCTTATGCGCTCAGCACACTCTTCCACGTGCCGCACGGTCTCGGTTGCGGTATTGCTTTACCTTACGTCATGGAATACAACATACAGGAACGTGCCGAGGAGTTGAGGGATACCGCAGCATACATCGGTCTGAACGTAGAAGGCCTTGATGATGTAGAGGCGGCCAAGACGATGGTTAGGGTCGTGGCGAACCTGATAAGAAAGGTAGGACTTCCCATCAGCTTAAGGGAGATGGACATTCCTAAGGATTCCGTGGCAGAGCTGGCTGGCATTCTCATATCTAGGTATCAGCGGCTACTCATCAATAACCCCCGCGAGGTCACCTACGAGGATGCGATCAAGCTATTCTCAAACATATGGGAAGGTAGGTTAGAAAGCCTAGGCTGA
- a CDS encoding GDP-mannose dehydrogenase codes for MKARDSEEGNGILVIGLGEVGRPIYEILSEKFSNVYGYDLDSSKTVNSIDDVELPVGILHITYPFKELNQFVDTTLSYINMLAPSLVIVHSTVALGTTRTLQSRTKAKVAYSPVRGKHPLMKDHIVFWSKWVAAVDSVALNHAKDHLERAGFRVRVSQEPESLELAKLWETVYRAIMITSWHEVHRIAMRFGADVDVIAEFVSEVHEVLKDRPIYYPDVIGGHCLIQNTEILFKQTGSRLLDFVLESNKKRVEEVADDKVLEGIEKLKKVWLRYAPRSYYKL; via the coding sequence GTGAAGGCTAGGGATTCAGAAGAAGGTAACGGTATACTCGTCATAGGGCTTGGTGAAGTTGGAAGGCCCATATACGAAATATTATCTGAGAAATTTTCAAACGTATACGGCTACGATCTGGATAGCAGTAAGACGGTTAACAGTATTGATGACGTTGAACTCCCAGTCGGGATACTCCACATAACATATCCATTCAAGGAGCTTAATCAATTCGTGGACACCACGTTAAGTTATATCAACATGCTGGCCCCGTCTTTGGTAATAGTTCACTCGACTGTCGCGCTCGGAACCACCAGGACGTTGCAGTCGAGAACGAAAGCAAAAGTCGCTTATTCACCAGTAAGGGGTAAACATCCACTAATGAAGGATCACATAGTTTTCTGGAGCAAATGGGTTGCAGCAGTTGACAGCGTCGCCTTAAATCATGCGAAGGATCACTTGGAGCGTGCAGGGTTTAGGGTAAGGGTATCCCAAGAGCCAGAGTCGTTAGAGTTGGCAAAGCTCTGGGAGACGGTGTATAGAGCGATCATGATAACATCGTGGCACGAAGTACACCGCATAGCGATGAGGTTCGGAGCTGATGTAGATGTCATAGCAGAATTCGTGTCAGAGGTTCACGAAGTCTTGAAGGATAGGCCGATATACTACCCGGACGTCATAGGCGGCCACTGTCTTATTCAGAACACGGAGATCCTCTTCAAACAGACAGGTTCCAGGCTGCTGGATTTTGTTTTGGAATCCAATAAGAAAAGGGTCGAGGAAGTCGCGGATGATAAAGTGCTTGAGGGCATAGAAAAGCTCAAGAAAGTATGGCTGAGGTATGCTCCGAGGTCTTACTATAAGCTATAG
- a CDS encoding SLC13 family permease produces the protein MLDYKCYIGLGILSFLIISLVLRGKRGYRIPVWSIMALAAFITVMSGLVGLEEMGSVIDVDVVLFLIGMFSLVGLAEASGLLNMVSVWFISRFKSSYSLVLASSMLFGFLAAFAMNDTVALMGPPIAYTISKIIKASPTMMFLLLAFSITIGSVMTPIGNPQNVLVAENSGIQAPFVTFVLKLSVPTFLNLIITPLILLRIFKVRNIKIEVGLIPQETIRDKRDALLAAIGLTASVVVLVINDLFELSGLPHVTKRGFIPFIIAAGTYAFSRNPRKLISNVDWGTIIFFIAMFITTEGIWRSGILTPLEFIMSSKQEGIMAYLTIATVSIPMSQLISNVPFTKLFIMHMQNLGYTGADVDAWLALAAFSTIAGNLTILGAASNIIILEALESRMNATISFFEFLKAGLPATLVNVVTYLAFFTVF, from the coding sequence ATGCTTGACTACAAGTGTTACATCGGCCTTGGGATACTGAGTTTTTTAATCATCTCTCTCGTACTTAGAGGTAAAAGAGGCTACAGAATTCCCGTATGGAGCATAATGGCTCTTGCAGCGTTCATAACAGTGATGTCAGGTCTCGTCGGTTTGGAAGAGATGGGATCAGTGATAGACGTAGATGTCGTGCTGTTTTTGATAGGTATGTTCAGCCTAGTAGGACTGGCGGAGGCATCTGGTTTGCTGAATATGGTGTCTGTATGGTTTATATCAAGATTCAAAAGCAGCTACTCTTTAGTTTTAGCATCTTCTATGCTTTTTGGTTTCCTAGCAGCCTTTGCCATGAACGATACTGTAGCCTTGATGGGACCTCCTATAGCATACACGATCTCGAAGATCATAAAGGCGAGCCCGACCATGATGTTCTTGCTCTTGGCTTTCTCGATAACCATAGGTTCCGTTATGACGCCTATCGGAAACCCTCAAAACGTGCTGGTGGCGGAGAATTCCGGCATACAGGCACCGTTCGTAACTTTTGTCTTAAAGCTCTCCGTGCCGACGTTTTTGAACTTAATCATCACGCCGCTAATCCTTCTTAGAATCTTTAAGGTTAGGAATATAAAGATAGAGGTCGGGCTGATTCCACAGGAAACCATAAGGGATAAGAGGGATGCCCTGTTAGCCGCCATAGGTTTAACGGCCTCGGTCGTCGTGCTTGTAATAAACGACCTATTCGAGCTGAGCGGTCTCCCGCACGTAACCAAAAGGGGGTTCATCCCATTCATAATAGCCGCGGGGACGTACGCATTCTCTAGGAACCCGAGGAAGCTTATTTCAAACGTTGACTGGGGAACAATAATCTTCTTCATCGCGATGTTCATAACTACGGAAGGTATTTGGAGGAGCGGCATACTGACGCCTTTAGAGTTTATCATGAGTTCCAAGCAAGAGGGGATCATGGCTTATCTAACTATTGCAACGGTATCGATACCTATGAGCCAGCTGATCAGCAACGTTCCCTTCACGAAGCTTTTCATAATGCACATGCAAAACCTGGGCTATACTGGAGCAGATGTCGATGCGTGGCTTGCGCTGGCCGCATTCTCAACGATTGCCGGTAACCTGACGATACTCGGCGCGGCGTCCAACATAATCATACTTGAGGCGTTGGAGTCTAGGATGAATGCGACGATATCCTTCTTCGAGTTTTTAAAGGCTGGGCTCCCCGCAACACTTGTTAACGTTGTGACATACCTGGCTTTCTTTACGGTATTCTAG